GCAGCGCAGCGAGTAGGCGTCCTGGACGCGCGTGCAGTCCGGGCCGCGGTGGCTCTCCACGATCTCCGAGCCGCGCAGGAACTCGGCCATCCGGCGGGCCGAACGCCCCTGGCCGGGGTGCGGGCGCAGCGCGTGCAGCTCCTCCGCGAACACGCGGTCGGTGCCCAGCAGGGCCTCCACGCTCATCGCCGCGGTCAGGTCGGCGACGTCGAGCAGGTGGTGCAGGTCGTGGATCGCGAGCACCAGCATGCCGAGCATGCCGTCGGTGCCGTTGATCAGCGCCAGGCCCTCCTTCTCGGCGAGCCGCACCGGCTCGATCCCGGCCTTCGCGAGGGCGTCGGCGGCGGGCAGCAGCACGTCGTCGGCATCGCGCACGTACCCCTCGCCGGTCAGCGCGAGCGCGGCGGCGGACAGCGGCGCCAGGTCGCCGGAGCAGCCCAGCGAGCCGTACTCGTGCACCACGGGCGTGATGCCCGCGTTGAGCATCGCGGCCATCGCCTCGGCGGTCTGCGGGCGGACGCCGGTGTGCCCGGTGGTGAGGGTCTTCAGGCGCAGGAGGACGAGCGCGCGGACGACCTCGCGCTCCACCTCGGGTCCCGAGCCCGCCGCGTGCGACCGGACCAGGGACTGCTGGAGGGCGGCCCGGCGGTCCGGCGGGATGTGCCGGACGGCCAGCGCGCCGAACCCGGTGGACACGCCGTAGGTCGGCTGCTCCGCCGTGGCCAGGCGCTCGATGTGCGCGCGGGCGGCGGCGACCGCCTCGCGGGCCGACTCCGCGATCTCCACGCGCGCGCCACCGCGGGCGACGGCGTGGACGTCGTCGCGGGTCAGGGGCTTGGGACCCAGCTGCACGGGTTGCTGCATGAGCACATCCCACCCCGGCAGCCGGGTCCGCACGACCCGGGAACCCCCGATCGTGTCTGGTATGCCAGACGGTCTACCAGCGGGCGAACCAGTCCACCCGGGGGTCCGGGTCGGTCGTGACCTGCCCGGCCACCTCGACCAGCTCCTCCTCGGCCCCCAGGTCGTCCGGGGCGCCCCGGGCGCGCTGCACGACCAGGTACTGCGCCGGGCGCAGCTCCACGACCAGCACGCCGCGCTCCGGGTAGAAGGAGGCGGGGCGCCCGAGCGCGGTGGTCCGCCGGGGCTCGCCGACCTGGCCGTCGTCGCTGCCGAGGTGGACCGCGTAGGAGCGGCCCCGGTGCTCGCCGCCGGTCTGCGCGGTCCACCGGTCCGGGCCCGTGCCGTGGAGGGAGAACTCCGTCGAGCCCTTCAACGACACCGGCACCGGCACCGGCCTGTCGTCGCGCACGGTCGACTCCGCGATCAGCTTCACCACCGCGCGCGGGTCGGCGACGCCCTGCGGCGACAGGGACAGGAAGCGGGTCGGCTCGGGCTGCCAGTACAGCAGGTCCCCGAAGTAGAAGGCCGGTGCGCCGCGGACGGTCGTCCGGTCCGCCGGGGCCGCCTCCGCCATCCGGTCGGTGAGCAGCTCCACGTCCTGGAACCGCACGCCGAACGTGATCCCCTGCGCGCTCCCGCCGGGCCCCTCGTAGCCGCGCTCGACGCCGTACGCCGCGTAGCTCCGCAGCCGCTCGGCGAACCCCGGCGGCATCCAGGCGGGCGAGTACTCCAGCGACACGGTCCGCACCGCCGGGGCGGGGGCGGACGTCGACGTGGCGGAGATCGCGGGTGGCGCGGTCTCGGCGACCGGGCGGGTGGTGACCGTCGTGATCGCGACGGTGGCCGCGGCGGCCGTGGCGGCGGTCGCGAGGACCAGGAACAGCGGCTTGCGGGGCCTGCGCGGCCGGTGCAGGGCGGCCAGCACGGGGCCGGGCGGCGGGGTGCGCTCGGCGCGCAGCTCCAGGGCGTCCCGGAGCAGCTCCTCGGTACCGGTCTTCCAGGCGTCGTTCACAGCGCCTCCTTCACCCGGTGCGCCGCGCGCAGCGTGGCCAGCGCGCGGGAGACGTGACTGCGGACGGTGACCTGGGAGCAGCCCAGGACCGCGGCGATCTCGGTGTCGTCGTACCCCTCGTAGTACCGCAGCACGACGGCCGCCTTCTGCCTGCGGGGCAGCTTGTCGACGTGCTGGAGCATCGCCTCCCGCTCGTCGTAGCGGTGCGAGACGTCGGGGTCGGGCGGGTCCACGTCGCCCAGCGGCACGTGCGGCCGCAACCGCCGCCGCCAGCTCAGGTACTCGTTGGTGACCATCTTCCTGAGGTAGGCGACCGGCGCGTCCACCGCCGCGATGCGCGCCCACCGCTGCTGGGCGCGGAGGAGGACCTCCTGGACCACGTCCTGGGCCAGGTGCGGGTCGCCGGTCAGCACGGTCGCGTAGCGCAGCAGCGGGGTCACCTGCGCGGTGGCGAACTCCTCGAAGCCGATCGTCATACCCCCTCCAATGCGGCCCGCCGCCGATTTGTTGAGAATGGGCCCGTGGGAGCCAGCAGCGACGTGCCGGCACTGCGGCGCGGGCTCGCGGTGCTGCGGCTGCTGGCCGGCAGACCGGGGCCGATGTCGGCCGCCGCGGTGGCGCGCGAGCTGGGGCTGCCCCGCTCGACGACCTACCACCTGCTGGCGGAGCTGGCCGCCGCCGGGTTCGCGACCCACTTCCCCGAGGAGCGGCGCTACGGGCTGGGCGTGGCCGCGTTCGAACTCGGGTCCGCCTACCTGCGGCACGACCCGCTGGAACGACTCGCGCGGCCCCTGCTGCGGCGGCTCGTGGACCAGCTCGGGCGGACCGCGCACCTCGGCGTGCTGCACGGCGCGGAATCGCTCTACGTGGTGCGCGAGCAGCCGCGGCAGCCGACGACGATCGTGTCGGACGTCGGCGTGCGGCTGCCCGCGCACCTGACCGCGTCCGGGCGTGCCCTGCTGGCGCACCTGCCGGCGGCGCAGGTGCGGGCCCTGTTCCCGGGGGTGTCGTCGTTCGTCGACCGGACCGGCCGGGGTCCCGCCGACCTGCCCGCCCTGCGCCGCCTGCTGACCGCCGAGCGCCGGCGCGGCTGGGCCGTGGAGGACGGGTACGTGACGGCCGGGTTCGCGTCCGTCGCGGCACCGGCGTTCGACCACGGCGGGCGGCCGATCGCGGCGGTCACCGTGACGTTCCGGCACGTGTGCGACGCGCCGGGCGGCGAGTGCGGCGGGACGTGGCCGGAGCTGGCCGCGGAGGCGCGGCGCGCGGCCGACGAGCTGACCGCGCGCCTGCGCTGAGGCTCCGGGGCCTGGCTAGAGCGAGACGGTCTTGAGGAAGTCCGCCGCCACGTTGACGGCGGTCTCCTTGTCGACGTCCACCCGCTTCACGAGGTCGGCCAGCTTCTCGGTGGTCAGCGCCGCCGACACCTTGTCCAGCGCCTCCTTGCCCTTGGCGTCCACCGCGTCCGACCGCAGCAGCGGCACGACGTTCTGCGCCGGGTACATGACCTTCGGGTCCTCCAGCTGCACGAAGCCGTTGGCCGCGATGTCGGCCGACGTCGTGTAGAGGTTGATGACCTGCACCGTGCCGTTCTTCAGCGAGTCCACGGTCACCGGGCCGCCCGCGTCGGTCGTCTTGATCTCGCTGAACGTGACGCCGTACAGCTCCTTGACCTTGGCCTCCCAGCGCTGCGCCCACTCGCCGGGCGCGCCGAGCGCGTACTTGCCGGTCCCCAGGTCGGCGATGGACTTCACGCCGGCGTCGGCGGTCTCCTTGGTGACCACCAGGACGTCCTTGTCCTCGGCCTCGGACTTCGCGAGCACCTCCAGCCCGGACGGGGTCTTGGACTTGAGCGCCGCGTAGACCTCCTCGGACTCGGTGGTGGTGTTGGTCTTGTCGAAGTAGTTGAGCAGGTTGCCGGTGTACTCGGGCACCACGCCGAGCGACTTGTCCTGCAACGCCTTGACCAGCAGCTCGCGGGCGCCGATGCCGGACTTCACCGTCACCGTCGCGCCGGTCGCCTTCAGCGCCCCCGCGTAGATCTCGGCGAGGATCTTGTTCTCGGTGAAGTCGGCGGAGCCGACCACGACCTCGCCCGACGCGGCCGGTTGGTTGCTCCCGCCGAGGTCCTCCGCGGACCCGCAGCCGGAGAGCACCAGGGCGGCCGACGCGACGATGACGGCCAACGTGCGCTTCATGCCGTGCTTCCTCCTGAATCGACGAGCACCGGTTCGACCCGGCGTCGGCGTCTCGACGGTCCCCGCGCGGTGCGCGCGGACACCCGCAAACCCGTGGGCACGACCAGCCGCCCGAGGACCGCGAGCAGGACGTCGAGCAGGACCGCGAGCAGCGCGATGAGGATCGCGCCGCCCACGAACTGCCCGTAGTCCAGCACCCGCAGGCCGTCGAGCAGCGGACGCCCCAGCGTCTCGATGCCCACGTACGCCGCGACCGAGGCGGTCGCGACGACCTGGAGCGTGGCGTTGCGCAGGCCGCCGAGGAGCAGCGGCAGCGCGTTCGGCACCTCGACCCGCCACAGCCGTTGCGCGCCGGTCATGCCCATGCCGCGCGCGGCGTCCACGACCCCGCGGTCGACGTCCTGGATGCCCGCGTAGGTGCCCGCGAGGATCGGCGGGATCGCCAGCACCACCAGGCCGATGAGCACACCGGACGTGCCGCCGCCCGCGACCAGGTACAGGAACGTGACCAGGCCGAGCGTGGGCAGGGCGCGCAGGGCGTTGCTGCCACCGACGAGGACGACGCCGCCGCGGCCGGTGTGGCCGACGAACAGCCCGAGCGGCACGGCGATCGCCGCCGCGCCGAGGACGGCGCCGAGGCAGTACAGCAGGTGGACGCCCACCCGCACCGGGATCGACTTGGGCCCGGTCCAGTTGGCCGCGTCCAGCAGCCAGGCGAGCGCGTCGGCGAAGATCACGGCGTGCCCGCCTTCACCCACGGCGTCAGCCGGTCGCGCAGCAGCACCAGCAGCAGGTCGACCACGAGCGCCAGCACCAGCGTCAGCACGATGCCGATGGCGATCGGCGCGAGGTAGCGCTGCCGGAACCCGTCGGTGAACAGCGTGCCGAGGCCGCCGGTGCCGATGAGCGCGCCCACGCTGACCAGGCTGATGTTGCTCACCGAGCCGACCCGCACCCCGGCCGCGAGCACCGGCACGGACAGCGGCAGCTCGACGGTGAGGAAGCGGCGCAGCGGCCGGAAGCCCATCGCGGTGGCGGCGGCCGTGACGTGCGCGGGCACCGCGTCGAGCGCCTCGGCGACCGGGCGCACGAGCAGCGCGGTGGTGTAGACGGTGAGCGCGAGGATCACGTTGAGCGGGTCGAGCACCTGCGTGCCGATGACCGCCGGGATGATCGCGAACAGCGCCAGCGACGGGATCGTGTAGACCACGTTCGACAGTCCGACCAGGACCGCGTTGAGGCGGCGGAACCGGTGGCACAGCAGGCCGAGGACGATCGCCAGCAGCACGGACGCGGCCAGCGGCACCAGCGACAGGTAGACGTGGTCGAGCAGCATGTCGAGCAGCGCGGCGCGGGTGCCGGCGTCGCTCAGGTAGGTCGCGATCTCACCCACGGCGGCCCTCGATCACGTCGAGGACCTGGCGCGCGGTGACGACGCCGGCCAGCCTGCCGTCGGCGTCCACGGCCACGCCGAGGCGCGACGGCGAGGACAGCGCGGAGTCCAGCGCGCCGCGGATGGGCGCGCCCACCTCGTAGAGCGAGCCGCCGGGGACGGTGGCGCCGTCGGGCGCGACCCAGCCCTGCGGCTTCCGGTCGGCGTCCACGACGAGCCGCCAGTCGGCGCCCGGTCCGGCCGGCGCCTCCCCGGACACCGTGGGCACGTCCGCCACCTCCACCCCGGAGGGGTCCACGAAGGACAGGCCGCGGTAGCCGCGGTCCTTGCCGACGAAACCGGCCACGAAGTCGTCCGCCGGGCGGGCCAGCAGCTCGGCGGGCGGCGCGTACTGGGCGAGGACGCCGCCGGTTCGGAGAACCGCAACCTTCTCGCCGATGCGCACCGCCTCGTCGATGTCGTGCGTGACGAACACGATGGTCTTGTCCAGTTCGGCCTGGAGCCGCAGCAGCTCGTCCTGCAACCCCTCGCGCACGACCGGGTCCACGGCGCTGAACGGCTCGTCCATCAGCAGCACGGGCGGGTCGGCGGCGAGCGCCCGCGCCACGCCGACGCGCTGCTGCTGGCCGCCGGAGAGCTGCGCGGGGTAGCGGCGGCCCAGTTCGGTGGGCAGGCCGACCAGCTCCAGCAGCTCGGCGGCGCGCGTCCGGGCCCCGCGGCGCGTCCAGCCGGTGAGCAGGGGCACCGTGGCCACGTTGTCCAGCACGGTGCGGTGCGGGAACAGGCCCGCCTGCTGGATGACGTACCCGATGCCGCGGCGCAGGGTGGGCGGGTCGACGCCCGAGACGTCCCTGCCGTCCACCAGGATCGTGCCCGACGTGGGGTCGATCATCCGGTTCACCATGCGCAGCGACGTCGTCTTCCCGCACCCCGAGGGCCCCACGAACACCGTGATCGTGCCTGCCTCGACCACGAGGTCGAGGTCGTCCACCGCGGTGGTCCCGCCGTCGAACCGCTTGGTCACGCCGCGGAACTCGATCACCCGTGGTCCTCTCGCCGCTTGGGGGAGCCGTCGAACGTCGATCGACCCTAGCCCGTTGGTCCGACCGTGGCACGACGTTCCGCATTCCGGTCGGTAGGGTGCACCGGTTGTGGCAACCGAACCAGTCCGCGCGCTCCTGGCCGAGCGCGGCGCGCACGCCCGAGGGCTCCGCCGCGTCGTCGACCTGCTCGCCGACGACTGGCACACGCTGGCCGAGCTGGTGCGGCTCCCGGCGGTGCCCCGGCGCACCGTGCAGGAACTGCTGACGGCGATCGGCGACGACCTGGACACCAGCGGCGACCGCTACCGGCTCGCGCCGGCGCACGCCGCCGACTACGCCGGGTTCGGCGTGGGCGGTGACGACCTCGTGGACCCGTTCGGCGCGCTGCTGTCCCGGCACACCGCGCAGCTGCGCGCGATCCTCGCCGACATCGCCGACGTGCCGCCGCCGCTGGCCGCGCTGGACCACGTGCAGGCCACGGCGGAGACCGCGCTGAAGCGCGCGCTGTGGCTGGACAACACCTACGACCTGGCCGGCCGGACGCTGCTGTGCCTGGGCGACCACGACCTCACCTCGCTCGCCGTGTGCTCGGTGAACCCGGACGTGTCCGTCGTCGTGGTCGACGTGGACGACCGGCTGCTGGAGTACGTGGACGGGCGCGCCGCCGAACGCGGGTTCGCGATCCGCACGGTGCACGCGGACTTCCGGTTCGGGCTGCCGCCCGCCGTGCTGGAGACGGCGGACCTCGTGTTCAGCGATCCGCCGTACACGCCGGAGGGCATGGCGCTGTTCGCCGGGCGGGCCGTCGAGGCGCTGGCCGACCCCGGTCGCGGCCGGGTGCTGCTGGCGCACGGGTTCAGCGACCGCACGCCCGCCCTGGGCCTGAAGGTGCAGCAGGAGCTGCAACGCCTGGGGCTGGTGTTCGAGGCGATCCTGCCCGCGTTCCACCGGTTCGACGGCGCGCAGGCCATCGGCAGCGCCGCCGACCTGTACGTGTGCCGGCCCACGTCGCGCCGCCCGGTGGCGCCCGCGCGCACCTCGATCTACACGCACGGCCCGCAGTCCGTGGAGGCGTCCGGGCCGGGCTCGAAGGCGTTGGAGGCCCTGGTCGACCTGGCCCCGCGCCCGGAGTCCTCGCCGCCGCCGAAGCCCCGGCAGCCCGGCTGGGCGGAGCCGGTCGGCAAGGGTGCGGCGTCGCTCGCGGTGGACCTGTCCGGCGACCCGGGCCCGTGGCTGCTGCGCACGCTGCTCGCCTGCTCGCCCGGCCGGATGGCCGCGCTGGTGCCGAACAACCACCCCGACGTGGCGTCCGAGAAGGGGCAGAAGGGCCTGGCCTCGTTGGTGGGCACCAGGTTCGCGCTGCGGTTCCTGCGGTCCACACCGGACGGCAAGCACTGCGTCGTGGTGGCGGACCAGGTGCTCGCGGGCACCCTCGACACCGGTGGCCTGGCCGTGCGCGAGGTGCTGGTGCGGGCGCACGGCAAGCTCGGCAACGTGTGGCGCGAGGCGCTCGTCACGGCGTCGCGCGGCGCGGTGACCAAGCGCGAGGCGAGGCAGCGCATCGACGAGGCCGTGGGCGACTCCGACGACCTGGAGCTGCGGCTGGTCGACCTGCCGCGCCACCGGATCGCCGCGCTGCTGCCGCTGATCAGCGAGTCGGCCGGCTAGCGGTCCCGGGGGTCGCGGCCAGCTCCTCCAGCCGGCCCAGGATGCGGGCGACCGCGCGCAGCAGGTTCAGCACGTGCGCGGTGATCCGCTCCAGCACGTGCGCCGCCCGGCCGACCGCCCACGCGGTGAACGCGGCCACCGACGCGCCGCCGCTCGCCTCCGCCGACGCCAGCGCCACGGCGGCGTTGCGGACCGCCTCCCGGGCGAACGTGACGACGAGGTCGCGCACCATGCCGCGCACGGCGGCGGTGACGGTGCCCGCGGTGGAGACGTGGTCGGCGACCGCGGCGCAGGTCCGGGACGCCGCCTCGGCCTCGTCCGCCGACGCCAGCCGCGCCCGCCGGAACGCCTCCGCCGCGCGCGGCGCCCAGCCGGTCACCTCGACGCGGACCTCGTCGCGGCGGTCGCGGGCCAGGCGGTCCAGGTCGAGCGACGCCTGCCGCCAGCGCGCGACGACCTCCTTGATCCGCTCGCCGTCGCCCTCCAGCCAGTCCAGCGGGGCGCGCAGGAAGCGGACGTGCTCGACGAGCCAGCCGACGCCGGCCGCGCCGAGCGCCTCGAACGGGTCGAGCGCGACGCCGAGGGTGTCCAGCCAGGCGGCGGCCAGCCCCCGGCCCGGCGCGGTCGTGCCGCCGCAGCCGGGCGCGTCGAGGCCGCTGCCGGCCAGGGCGCGGCGGACGTCGTCGAGGACGCGCGCGGCGTCCTCCGCGAAGGGCCGCAGCAGCACGCCGAACGCGTCGCCGGGCAGGTCGGCGCCGGCCAGGTCGGCGCCGGCCCGGCCCGCGGCCAGGTCGAGGTCGCTCACCGCGGGGCCGTCCCCCCGTCGTCGTCGGTTCCGCGCAGGCTGCGCGGCAGCGGCAGGTCGGGCGCGGCGTCCGGCACGTCCTCCGCCCGCACGGCCGGCGGGGGCAGCGGCACGCGCGCCACCCGCTCTCCGGCGGGGAGGAACCCGGTCAGGAAGTCCATGGCCTCGGTGCCGCCGAACTCGGGTTCGACGACGTCGGCCACCCGCCGCGCCACCTCGGCCTGCGCCTGGCGGACGGTGGCCAGGACCAGCTCGCCCAGCCGTTCGTCGGACAGCCCGGCGGACCGGGCGAACGCGATGTCGCGCAGCGCCCCGTTGGGGGCGACGGTCACGGTCACCACGCCGTCGGGCGAGCACGCGGTGGCCGTCGCGGCACCGATGCCGTCGCGCACCTCGCGCGAGCGCCGGGCGAGGTCGCGCGCCTTCGCCTCCAGGTCCGCGATCATCCGTTCCGGGTCCACCCAGGTCCCCCCACTGCCGGCCGCCACCCGATCGTGGAGTATCGCGGATCAGCCCGCGCGGGGTATGTGCAGGGGTCCGAGGGCGAGGACCGCCCGGAACTCCTTCGGCGGCACCGGCCGGGAGAACAGCCAGCCCTGGAACGCGTCGACGCCGACGCCGCGCAGCACGTGGAACTGGGTCGCGGTCTCCACGCCCTCCGCCACGCACTTGCGGCCCATCGCCCGCGCCATGTCCACGACCGCCCGCGCCACCGCGAAGTCCGACGAGTCGTTGCCCACGCCCGACACGAACCGCCGGTCCACCTTGATGATCTGCGCCGGCAGGTCCTTCAGCCGCGCCAACGACGAGTAGCCCGTGCCGAAGTCGTCCACCGCGAACCGGATGCCCCGCTCCACCAGCTCGTCCATCGACTGCCGCACCCGCGAGGGCAGGTCCACCAGCGCCGTCTCGACCAGCTCCAGCACCACCCGGTCCCACTCGATGCCCGCCTCGGCGATCGTGTCGGCCACGATGTCGACGAACTCCGGGTCACCCGGCACCAGACCGGCCAGGTTCACCGCCACCGACACCGGCTGGTCGCCCGGCGACGGCCACGTCGACGCCTCCTTCAGCGCCGTGCGCAGCACCCACCGGTCCAGCTCGCGCAGCAGGTCGCCCTGCTCGGCCACCGGCAGGAAGATGTCCGGCGGCAGCAGCCCGCGGTCCGGGTGCGGCCAGCGCACCAGCGCCTCCGCCGTCTGCACCGACCCGTCCACGCCCACCACCGGCTGGAAGTGCAGCGCCAGCCCGTCGTTCTGCAGCGCCTCGCGCAGCTGCCCCTCCAGGTGCACCTGCCGGTCCGCCGACGCGATCAGCGCCGCCGACGCCAGCGACACCCGCCCCGCGCCCGACCGCTTCGCCTCGAACATCGCCGCGTCCGCGAACCGCAGCAGGTCGTTGCCCGTGGCGCGGGACCCGTTGGGCACCGCCGCGCCGATCGACGCCGACACCCGCACCAGCTGCCCGTGCACCGGCACCACCGTGCGCAGCAGGCTCGCCACCGTCGTGGCCAGCTTGTCCACGCCGCCGACGCGGTCGATGTTCTCGCAGATGATCACGTACTCGTCACCCGACAACCGGGCCGCCGTGCAGCCGTCCGGCAGGCCGCCCTCCAGCCGCCGCGCCAGCGCCACCAGCAGCTCGTCGCCCGCGTCGTGGCCCAGCGAGTCGTTGACCCGCT
This region of Saccharothrix longispora genomic DNA includes:
- a CDS encoding bis-aminopropyl spermidine synthase family protein, coding for MATEPVRALLAERGAHARGLRRVVDLLADDWHTLAELVRLPAVPRRTVQELLTAIGDDLDTSGDRYRLAPAHAADYAGFGVGGDDLVDPFGALLSRHTAQLRAILADIADVPPPLAALDHVQATAETALKRALWLDNTYDLAGRTLLCLGDHDLTSLAVCSVNPDVSVVVVDVDDRLLEYVDGRAAERGFAIRTVHADFRFGLPPAVLETADLVFSDPPYTPEGMALFAGRAVEALADPGRGRVLLAHGFSDRTPALGLKVQQELQRLGLVFEAILPAFHRFDGAQAIGSAADLYVCRPTSRRPVAPARTSIYTHGPQSVEASGPGSKALEALVDLAPRPESSPPPKPRQPGWAEPVGKGAASLAVDLSGDPGPWLLRTLLACSPGRMAALVPNNHPDVASEKGQKGLASLVGTRFALRFLRSTPDGKHCVVVADQVLAGTLDTGGLAVREVLVRAHGKLGNVWREALVTASRGAVTKREARQRIDEAVGDSDDLELRLVDLPRHRIAALLPLISESAG
- a CDS encoding ABC transporter permease, whose amino-acid sequence is MFADALAWLLDAANWTGPKSIPVRVGVHLLYCLGAVLGAAAIAVPLGLFVGHTGRGGVVLVGGSNALRALPTLGLVTFLYLVAGGGTSGVLIGLVVLAIPPILAGTYAGIQDVDRGVVDAARGMGMTGAQRLWRVEVPNALPLLLGGLRNATLQVVATASVAAYVGIETLGRPLLDGLRVLDYGQFVGGAILIALLAVLLDVLLAVLGRLVVPTGLRVSARTARGPSRRRRRVEPVLVDSGGSTA
- a CDS encoding SigE family RNA polymerase sigma factor — encoded protein: MTIGFEEFATAQVTPLLRYATVLTGDPHLAQDVVQEVLLRAQQRWARIAAVDAPVAYLRKMVTNEYLSWRRRLRPHVPLGDVDPPDPDVSHRYDEREAMLQHVDKLPRRQKAAVVLRYYEGYDDTEIAAVLGCSQVTVRSHVSRALATLRAAHRVKEAL
- the hutH gene encoding histidine ammonia-lyase produces the protein MQQPVQLGPKPLTRDDVHAVARGGARVEIAESAREAVAAARAHIERLATAEQPTYGVSTGFGALAVRHIPPDRRAALQQSLVRSHAAGSGPEVEREVVRALVLLRLKTLTTGHTGVRPQTAEAMAAMLNAGITPVVHEYGSLGCSGDLAPLSAAALALTGEGYVRDADDVLLPAADALAKAGIEPVRLAEKEGLALINGTDGMLGMLVLAIHDLHHLLDVADLTAAMSVEALLGTDRVFAEELHALRPHPGQGRSARRMAEFLRGSEIVESHRGPDCTRVQDAYSLRCSPQVHGAARDTVAYAEVVADRELASAIDNPVVLADGRVESNGNFHGAPLAYVLDFLAIPTADVASISERRTDRMLDVNRSHGLPPFLAHDPGVDSGHMIAQYTQAAIVSELKRLAVPASVDSIPSSAMQEDHVSMGWSSARKLRQSVAGLRRVLAIELITAARALDLRHPLTPAPATAAAVATLREHVPGPGPDRHLAPEIAAAEELIRNGAI
- a CDS encoding IclR family transcriptional regulator, yielding MGASSDVPALRRGLAVLRLLAGRPGPMSAAAVARELGLPRSTTYHLLAELAAAGFATHFPEERRYGLGVAAFELGSAYLRHDPLERLARPLLRRLVDQLGRTAHLGVLHGAESLYVVREQPRQPTTIVSDVGVRLPAHLTASGRALLAHLPAAQVRALFPGVSSFVDRTGRGPADLPALRRLLTAERRRGWAVEDGYVTAGFASVAAPAFDHGGRPIAAVTVTFRHVCDAPGGECGGTWPELAAEARRAADELTARLR
- a CDS encoding YbaB/EbfC family nucleoid-associated protein; the encoded protein is MDPERMIADLEAKARDLARRSREVRDGIGAATATACSPDGVVTVTVAPNGALRDIAFARSAGLSDERLGELVLATVRQAQAEVARRVADVVEPEFGGTEAMDFLTGFLPAGERVARVPLPPPAVRAEDVPDAAPDLPLPRSLRGTDDDGGTAPR
- a CDS encoding ABC transporter substrate-binding protein, with product MKRTLAVIVASAALVLSGCGSAEDLGGSNQPAASGEVVVGSADFTENKILAEIYAGALKATGATVTVKSGIGARELLVKALQDKSLGVVPEYTGNLLNYFDKTNTTTESEEVYAALKSKTPSGLEVLAKSEAEDKDVLVVTKETADAGVKSIADLGTGKYALGAPGEWAQRWEAKVKELYGVTFSEIKTTDAGGPVTVDSLKNGTVQVINLYTTSADIAANGFVQLEDPKVMYPAQNVVPLLRSDAVDAKGKEALDKVSAALTTEKLADLVKRVDVDKETAVNVAADFLKTVSL
- a CDS encoding ABC transporter permease; the protein is MLLDHVYLSLVPLAASVLLAIVLGLLCHRFRRLNAVLVGLSNVVYTIPSLALFAIIPAVIGTQVLDPLNVILALTVYTTALLVRPVAEALDAVPAHVTAAATAMGFRPLRRFLTVELPLSVPVLAAGVRVGSVSNISLVSVGALIGTGGLGTLFTDGFRQRYLAPIAIGIVLTLVLALVVDLLLVLLRDRLTPWVKAGTP
- a CDS encoding ABC transporter ATP-binding protein, with the protein product MIEFRGVTKRFDGGTTAVDDLDLVVEAGTITVFVGPSGCGKTTSLRMVNRMIDPTSGTILVDGRDVSGVDPPTLRRGIGYVIQQAGLFPHRTVLDNVATVPLLTGWTRRGARTRAAELLELVGLPTELGRRYPAQLSGGQQQRVGVARALAADPPVLLMDEPFSAVDPVVREGLQDELLRLQAELDKTIVFVTHDIDEAVRIGEKVAVLRTGGVLAQYAPPAELLARPADDFVAGFVGKDRGYRGLSFVDPSGVEVADVPTVSGEAPAGPGADWRLVVDADRKPQGWVAPDGATVPGGSLYEVGAPIRGALDSALSSPSRLGVAVDADGRLAGVVTARQVLDVIEGRRG